From Paracoccus suum, the proteins below share one genomic window:
- a CDS encoding glycosyltransferase family 4 protein: MTRRVVAISDFCDEVPPLPGALTEADFAAFWNSRPRAITPDNGAVRVVGGYLERLPLAAVAHGLADAAEVWSFVGSDKGPFESATALGRTVISLPAPRGLTRRRFRADAHGAPYGSADAIAHVRRHGAPDILCIWGLGVNEALLDACPGSVVIYNSIDAPAIRIPPEVSRHVDLFLTGAEWQSDEIRARHPGALCAVLPIGPEFASDETFHPTGAPKEFDVVYVAATQSYKRHDLLLDTLARRPGTRALCVVGYGELTDTLRAEAEARGLDITWVGPVDHDQVNALINRARVGLVCGVHDGAPAILTEYMLGGLPVLANAGLVCGRQYITPQTGLIAQEDDFAQALEVLLSRADTFDPRRVVQENWTWPRSILRLEALINDALNKRAEKTRKDIA, encoded by the coding sequence ATGACCCGTCGCGTCGTAGCTATCTCGGACTTCTGCGACGAGGTTCCTCCTCTGCCGGGCGCCCTGACGGAGGCGGATTTCGCCGCTTTCTGGAACAGTCGGCCGCGAGCGATCACGCCGGATAACGGCGCCGTGCGCGTCGTCGGCGGATACCTTGAACGGCTGCCCTTGGCGGCGGTCGCACATGGACTCGCCGACGCGGCCGAGGTCTGGAGCTTTGTCGGTAGCGATAAAGGGCCGTTCGAGAGCGCGACTGCGCTCGGCCGGACGGTCATCTCACTCCCGGCCCCGCGCGGCCTGACACGGCGCCGTTTTCGCGCTGATGCCCACGGCGCCCCCTATGGGTCGGCGGATGCGATTGCCCACGTCCGTCGCCATGGGGCGCCTGACATTCTTTGTATCTGGGGCTTGGGGGTGAACGAGGCGCTGCTGGATGCCTGCCCAGGCAGCGTCGTGATCTACAATTCCATCGACGCGCCGGCGATCCGTATACCGCCCGAGGTCAGCCGCCACGTCGACCTCTTCCTGACGGGGGCCGAGTGGCAATCCGACGAGATCCGCGCCCGCCACCCAGGGGCGTTATGCGCGGTCCTGCCCATAGGACCGGAGTTCGCGTCGGACGAAACCTTTCACCCGACGGGCGCCCCCAAGGAATTTGATGTCGTCTATGTCGCGGCAACGCAAAGCTACAAGCGCCACGACCTGCTGCTCGACACGCTCGCACGCCGTCCGGGCACGCGTGCCCTGTGCGTGGTCGGCTATGGCGAATTGACCGATACCCTCAGGGCCGAGGCCGAAGCTCGCGGACTGGACATCACCTGGGTCGGACCGGTCGATCATGACCAGGTGAATGCCCTGATCAACCGGGCGCGCGTCGGTCTCGTCTGCGGGGTCCACGATGGCGCGCCGGCGATCCTGACCGAGTACATGCTGGGTGGATTGCCGGTTCTCGCCAATGCCGGTCTTGTCTGTGGGCGGCAGTACATCACGCCGCAGACCGGGCTGATCGCCCAAGAAGACGACTTTGCCCAGGCGCTCGAGGTGTTGCTGTCGCGCGCCGACACCTTCGACCCGCGCAGGGTGGTGCAGGAAAACTGGACCTGGCCACGATCCATTTTGCGTCTCGAGGCGTTGATCAACGATGCCCTGAACAAGCGTGCAGAAAAGACCCGAAAGGACATTGCATGA
- the glf gene encoding UDP-galactopyranose mutase — translation MNEALSAQALAGSQGTLSDAPLICFSHLRWDFVLQRPQHLMRRFAADRRVYFWEEMIPTDHHLAYLEFHSFDGTTVQAIRPRVPRTQCAAEAERTLARLLDQMLGLIGAARPPVLWFYTPQMWPIARHVPATAVVYDCMDELSNFRFAPPDLRRNEADLLAAADVVFTGGYSIWEAKRDRHDNIHPFPSSVDAAHFATARRGALQPADQAAIPGPRLGYAGVIDERLDLGIIRDLATARPDWQIVMIGPVVKLSEAELPRAANIHWLGSRDYADLPAYMSGWDVALMPFAMNEATRFISPTKTPEYLAAGLQVVSTPVRDVRRHYGDLAAVRIADDAAGFAGAIETALQGKESREWRNEADRVLATLSWDATFRHMNRLLGEAAGHRTAAALGPQGRRPPRFPAPGIRRGKSPAYDVVIAGAGFAGSVLAQRLAEGSGKRVLVVDRREHIGGNAYDHLNEAGLLVHRYGPHIFHTNSDDVVAYLSQFTHWRPYEHRVLADLGNMRVPMPINRTTVNAVYGLDLTTDAEVEAFLAAQAEPVAEIRTARDVVVNAVGERLYETFFRGYTRKQWGLDPSELDKLVTARVPTRTTTDDRYFTDRFQAMPAHGYTRMFEAMLDHPLIDLALGTDFHDLPPRDLAPLTIYTGPIDAFFGHRFGKLPYRSLTFRHETLDQRRLLPVGVVNFPSEDVPYTRITEYKHLTGQVHPRTAITYEIPSDEGDPYYPVPRPENQALFKRYEELALTRPDVIFAGRLGSYRYYNMDQVVGQALSIYRRLAPQLDAQMTRAVESVGIGD, via the coding sequence ATGAACGAGGCTTTATCCGCGCAGGCACTGGCGGGCAGCCAGGGCACGCTGTCCGATGCGCCGCTGATCTGTTTTTCGCATCTACGCTGGGATTTCGTATTGCAACGACCCCAGCACCTGATGCGCCGCTTCGCCGCTGATCGCCGCGTATATTTCTGGGAAGAGATGATCCCGACGGATCATCATCTGGCATATCTCGAATTTCATTCCTTCGATGGGACGACCGTGCAGGCCATTCGTCCGCGGGTGCCGCGGACACAGTGCGCGGCAGAGGCCGAGCGGACCTTGGCTCGACTTCTGGACCAGATGCTGGGGCTGATCGGTGCGGCGCGGCCGCCGGTTCTGTGGTTCTACACCCCGCAGATGTGGCCCATCGCCCGCCATGTCCCGGCCACAGCCGTCGTCTATGACTGCATGGACGAGTTGTCGAACTTTCGCTTTGCCCCGCCCGATCTGCGCCGCAACGAGGCAGATCTGCTGGCTGCGGCCGACGTCGTCTTTACGGGGGGCTATTCCATCTGGGAGGCAAAGCGCGACCGGCACGACAATATTCATCCATTCCCGTCGAGCGTCGATGCGGCCCATTTCGCCACGGCCCGCCGCGGGGCCCTCCAGCCCGCTGATCAAGCCGCCATCCCGGGTCCACGCCTCGGGTATGCGGGGGTGATCGACGAGCGGCTGGACCTCGGTATTATCCGCGATCTGGCCACCGCGCGTCCCGATTGGCAGATCGTCATGATCGGCCCGGTCGTCAAACTCTCCGAGGCGGAACTGCCGCGCGCGGCAAATATCCACTGGCTCGGTTCGCGCGATTACGCCGACCTGCCCGCCTATATGAGCGGTTGGGACGTGGCCCTGATGCCCTTCGCGATGAATGAAGCGACGCGGTTCATCAGCCCGACCAAGACGCCTGAATATCTGGCGGCCGGCCTGCAGGTCGTCTCGACCCCGGTGCGGGACGTGCGGCGCCATTACGGCGATCTCGCCGCGGTGCGAATTGCGGACGATGCCGCCGGTTTCGCGGGCGCCATCGAGACGGCGCTGCAGGGCAAAGAAAGCAGGGAATGGCGCAATGAGGCTGACCGGGTTCTGGCGACGCTCAGCTGGGATGCCACCTTCCGGCACATGAACCGCTTGCTGGGCGAGGCAGCAGGGCATCGCACCGCCGCCGCCCTTGGGCCGCAGGGCAGGCGGCCGCCGCGCTTTCCCGCGCCTGGAATTCGCCGCGGCAAGAGCCCTGCCTATGATGTTGTGATCGCCGGGGCAGGCTTTGCCGGCTCGGTGCTCGCGCAACGCCTTGCCGAAGGTTCAGGCAAGCGGGTGCTTGTTGTGGACCGGCGCGAGCATATCGGGGGCAATGCTTACGATCACCTGAACGAGGCCGGGTTGCTGGTTCATCGCTATGGTCCGCATATCTTTCACACCAACAGCGACGATGTCGTGGCCTACCTCAGCCAGTTCACCCACTGGCGACCGTATGAGCACCGCGTCCTGGCCGACCTCGGCAACATGCGCGTGCCGATGCCGATCAACCGGACGACGGTAAACGCCGTCTACGGCCTCGATCTGACCACTGACGCCGAGGTGGAGGCGTTCCTCGCCGCGCAGGCAGAGCCGGTGGCCGAAATCCGCACCGCGCGCGACGTGGTGGTCAATGCCGTCGGCGAGCGCCTCTACGAGACGTTCTTTCGCGGCTATACCCGCAAGCAATGGGGCCTCGACCCGTCCGAACTGGACAAGTTGGTGACCGCCCGCGTGCCGACCCGGACCACCACCGACGATCGCTATTTCACCGACCGTTTCCAGGCGATGCCGGCCCATGGCTACACCCGCATGTTCGAGGCGATGCTTGACCATCCGCTGATCGACTTGGCGCTGGGAACCGATTTCCACGACCTTCCGCCGCGCGATCTGGCGCCACTGACGATCTATACCGGCCCGATCGACGCCTTTTTCGGCCATCGCTTCGGCAAGCTGCCTTACCGCAGCCTGACCTTCCGGCACGAGACGCTGGATCAGCGGCGGTTGCTGCCGGTGGGGGTCGTCAACTTCCCCTCCGAGGACGTGCCCTACACCCGGATCACGGAATACAAACACCTGACCGGGCAGGTTCACCCCCGCACGGCGATCACCTACGAAATCCCGTCGGACGAGGGCGACCCATACTACCCGGTCCCGCGCCCGGAAAACCAGGCGCTGTTCAAGCGCTATGAGGAATTGGCGCTGACTCGGCCCGACGTCATCTTTGCCGGCCGACTGGGCAGCTATCGCTATTACAACATGGACCAGGTGGTGGGGCAGGCGCTGTCGATCTATCGCCGGCTGGCCCCGCAACTGGACGCCCAGATGACCCGCGCGGTCGAGAGCGTCGGCATCGGGGACTGA
- a CDS encoding glycosyltransferase, producing MLTLAAALGEEWHVSLLFPDHAEGRALADEARARGLRARVLSADGPGNAVHALAQADLVHVHAGIGWEGHGLVHAARANGAAVLRTEHLPWLITDPQQRADYAAMLRDVDAVVAVSKSAAESWRPILAELAPEMSLNSIPNGCELPPGDLAPRQPRAAGASAKLLCVARFSPQKSHDVLIDAFSLLRANHPGLRLQLVGTGETEAAARKHAEALGLLDDIDFLGTRNDVPALMAAADLLVLPSAFEGLPLVVLEAMAAGLPVVASRIGGIIEALGDDHPGLAPPGDAAGLAQAIADALAAPDATARNAVHQQARFHEYFTATRMGEDTARLYADLLDGHTKDNTTMTRLGFIGAGGIAHRHFGVLETMPDVRIVAIADPDAARAAEAAARFGAEAFADHQAMLEASDLDAVYICVPPFAHGAAERACIARGQPFFVEKPLSLDLKVAEDIAAEVEDAGLITAVGYHWRYLDTVDEARAQLAVNPAQLMTGFWLDQTPPPQWWWREDESGGQVVEQATHIIDLARFLAGDVTDVFGLSSHRDRADFAGLTVPTATTATLRFASGTIANLAATCLLRWNHRVGLHVFADALAMEITDHDIMIDTGHGRPVRHAEGDPVWREDRDFVDAVQGKENRIRCPYAEALETHRVALAIGKSAQTGALVTMEVLRSNPQPFFRQATA from the coding sequence ATGCTGACGCTGGCTGCCGCGCTGGGCGAGGAGTGGCACGTCTCGCTGCTGTTTCCCGACCATGCCGAGGGCCGCGCCCTGGCCGACGAGGCAAGGGCGCGGGGACTGCGGGCGCGCGTGTTATCGGCCGATGGGCCGGGAAATGCGGTGCATGCACTGGCGCAGGCCGATCTGGTCCATGTCCATGCCGGTATCGGCTGGGAGGGGCATGGCCTTGTGCACGCCGCCCGCGCCAACGGTGCGGCCGTGCTGCGCACCGAACACCTGCCCTGGTTGATCACCGATCCGCAGCAACGAGCGGATTACGCCGCCATGCTGCGTGACGTGGACGCCGTTGTCGCGGTCAGCAAATCGGCGGCCGAGAGTTGGCGTCCGATCCTCGCCGAACTCGCACCGGAAATGTCGCTGAACTCAATTCCGAATGGCTGCGAACTGCCGCCCGGCGATCTGGCACCGCGCCAGCCGCGGGCGGCAGGCGCGTCAGCCAAGCTGCTCTGCGTCGCGCGATTCAGCCCGCAAAAGAGCCATGACGTCCTGATCGACGCCTTTTCGCTCCTCCGTGCCAACCACCCAGGCCTGCGCCTGCAACTGGTCGGCACTGGCGAGACCGAGGCGGCCGCGCGCAAACATGCAGAGGCGCTGGGCCTTCTCGACGACATCGACTTTCTTGGCACCCGCAACGATGTGCCCGCGCTCATGGCGGCGGCGGACCTGCTGGTCCTGCCATCGGCATTTGAGGGCCTGCCGCTGGTCGTGCTCGAGGCTATGGCCGCCGGCCTGCCGGTGGTCGCTAGCCGCATTGGTGGCATCATCGAGGCATTGGGCGACGATCACCCCGGGCTCGCCCCTCCGGGCGATGCCGCGGGACTGGCGCAGGCCATTGCCGATGCCCTCGCCGCGCCTGACGCAACCGCACGCAACGCCGTTCATCAACAGGCGCGGTTCCACGAATACTTCACCGCAACCCGCATGGGCGAGGATACCGCCCGGCTCTATGCCGACCTGCTGGACGGCCACACGAAGGACAATACCACCATGACACGTCTCGGCTTTATCGGCGCGGGCGGCATCGCCCACCGCCACTTCGGAGTTCTCGAGACAATGCCGGACGTGCGCATTGTCGCCATCGCCGACCCGGACGCCGCACGGGCCGCCGAGGCCGCCGCCCGCTTTGGCGCCGAAGCCTTCGCCGACCATCAGGCGATGCTCGAGGCAAGTGATCTGGACGCCGTCTATATCTGCGTGCCCCCCTTTGCCCATGGCGCAGCCGAGCGGGCCTGCATCGCGCGCGGGCAGCCCTTCTTCGTGGAAAAGCCCCTGTCCCTCGACCTGAAGGTAGCCGAGGACATCGCCGCGGAGGTCGAGGACGCCGGACTAATCACCGCGGTCGGCTATCACTGGCGCTACCTGGATACGGTGGATGAGGCGCGGGCGCAGCTGGCCGTCAACCCGGCCCAGCTGATGACCGGTTTCTGGCTGGACCAGACGCCCCCGCCGCAGTGGTGGTGGCGCGAAGATGAAAGCGGCGGCCAGGTAGTCGAGCAGGCGACGCATATCATCGACCTCGCTCGGTTTCTGGCTGGCGACGTGACCGACGTCTTCGGCCTTTCCAGCCATCGCGATCGCGCCGATTTCGCTGGTCTGACGGTGCCCACCGCGACCACCGCGACGCTGCGCTTTGCCTCGGGGACCATCGCCAACCTCGCCGCGACCTGCCTTCTGCGTTGGAACCACCGGGTCGGGCTGCATGTGTTCGCCGACGCGCTCGCCATGGAAATCACCGATCATGACATCATGATCGATACCGGCCACGGCCGTCCGGTTCGTCACGCCGAGGGTGATCCCGTCTGGCGTGAGGACCGCGATTTCGTCGATGCCGTCCAAGGGAAAGAGAACCGTATCAGATGCCCCTATGCCGAGGCGCTGGAGACGCATCGCGTCGCGCTCGCCATCGGCAAATCCGCCCAAACCGGCGCCCTCGTGACCATGGAGGTGCTGCGGTCCAACCCGCAGCCGTTTTTTCGTCAAGCCACTGCGTAG
- a CDS encoding zinc-dependent alcohol dehydrogenase has product MAALPHQDRRIRSLGIERPGEPYFFDYQEGPAGEGQVRLDLMYTGLSAGTELTFMKGTNPYLHSRWDEGAGVFVPGEPSARFPVNFLGYMEVGRVIDSRAGGFANGDVLATTFGHKTGHTANPDHDLLLKLPPGMDPMLGIFAAQMGPIAANGILHGDVEEFGRAVPFLGAGVQGRPVLVWGGGTVGLFCALFARVGGASEIVIVDPSPWRQDLARRMGFDAMGEDEGWRHAKGRWHSKSGGRGAEMVFQTRARSESLNLALRALRPQGVVIDLAFYQGGLDGTRLGEEFHHNGLAIRCAQINRMPRAVADVWDQRRLAQETLRLLEAEGDLIRREMITHVVPYDEAPALLRHLVADRPEFLQVVFAHE; this is encoded by the coding sequence ATGGCGGCCCTGCCGCACCAAGATCGCCGCATTCGCTCGCTGGGGATAGAACGCCCGGGCGAGCCCTATTTCTTTGACTATCAGGAGGGTCCGGCAGGCGAGGGGCAGGTTCGCCTCGATCTGATGTATACCGGTCTTTCGGCGGGGACCGAGCTGACCTTCATGAAGGGGACCAACCCCTATCTGCACAGCCGCTGGGACGAAGGGGCAGGGGTGTTCGTGCCCGGCGAGCCTTCGGCCCGTTTCCCGGTCAACTTCCTTGGCTACATGGAGGTCGGGCGCGTCATCGACAGCCGCGCAGGGGGTTTCGCCAACGGCGATGTGCTGGCGACGACCTTTGGCCACAAGACTGGTCACACGGCTAACCCCGACCACGACCTGCTGCTGAAACTGCCGCCGGGCATGGACCCGATGCTGGGCATCTTTGCTGCCCAGATGGGACCGATCGCCGCCAACGGCATCCTGCACGGCGATGTCGAAGAGTTTGGGCGCGCCGTTCCGTTCCTCGGGGCAGGGGTGCAGGGTCGCCCCGTTTTGGTTTGGGGCGGGGGCACGGTGGGCCTCTTCTGTGCGCTTTTTGCGCGCGTGGGCGGCGCTTCCGAAATCGTCATTGTCGATCCGTCGCCTTGGCGCCAGGACCTCGCCCGCCGCATGGGCTTTGATGCGATGGGCGAAGACGAGGGCTGGCGCCATGCCAAGGGACGCTGGCATTCCAAATCTGGGGGCAGGGGGGCCGAGATGGTCTTCCAGACCCGTGCCCGGTCCGAGAGCCTGAACCTCGCGCTGCGCGCGTTGCGGCCGCAGGGCGTGGTGATCGACCTGGCCTTCTACCAGGGCGGACTCGACGGCACGCGTCTGGGCGAGGAGTTCCACCACAACGGCCTCGCGATCCGCTGCGCGCAGATCAACCGCATGCCGCGGGCGGTGGCCGATGTCTGGGACCAGCGGCGGCTGGCGCAGGAAACCCTGCGCCTTCTGGAGGCCGAGGGTGATCTGATCCGGCGCGAAATGATTACCCATGTGGTGCCCTACGACGAGGCGCCGGCCCTCCTGCGCCATCTGGTCGCCGACCGGCCGGAGTTCCTGCAGGTGGTGTTCGCACATGAGTGA
- a CDS encoding glycosyltransferase family 4 protein: MSDAGAVEAQFADAAPRELTVRELEEMRAAEVLASGHIPEPHPDAGKIRILWVFAWLVVGGEETEVRLLARNLPRDRYRIEVLPCFRKEGMPDQSAEQLRALGVHVDTTAYSLGFEETVDYLRRKLAGADVVISSQNVADIYPALERLAIRPPLIEHGGLVSEALAGPKHFTTRYVGVCDSIRAAAAGRMNPAHALEIPSMIDLAEFDPASRGSVRAALGIGDDQLLIGWVGRLDRKKRVEDFIRAAAIAAAQAPQARFVVVGGPDAFMPEYAAELRQLARDLGLEDRVIWTGDRPDVPDLLAAMDVFCWLSRGEGMPHVIAEAGAAALPVIATPDNGACQQIRDGQTGLFVAHEDPTAVATAMLRLIGDAPLRKRLGQGLRSHVEASYSAEVVVPKWQSLIDEVLAARAPAPPLSTFASFILGGWEGSTHRLRDGRRLDLIASTGHDSHAVQDYRQLAGLGIRACRDSARWHLIEKSPGRYDFSSLTPMIEAARDSGTQVIWDMMHYGWPDDLDIWQPGFVTRFAAFARALALHHRALTDAVPFWCPINEISFFSWAGGDARYLNPFAAGRGYELKVQLARAWLAAAAEARAVDPRARLMLAEPMLGIHHVHWTGRPLYEAHGHHDAQFQAFDLIAGRIWPQIGGAPEFLDLVGVNYYFNNQWIHGGKPIDVDDVLYRPLSDLLFEVGARYDRPLLLAETGIEGPRRAAWFDYVTAEVPRARARGVPVEGICLYPIAEHHGWDDDRLCPNGLLGHDPSPGARSLEADLARRVLAAARR, encoded by the coding sequence ATGAGTGACGCCGGTGCCGTCGAGGCACAGTTCGCCGACGCCGCCCCGCGCGAATTGACCGTGCGCGAACTCGAGGAGATGCGCGCCGCCGAGGTGCTTGCCTCGGGGCACATTCCCGAGCCGCATCCCGACGCTGGCAAGATCCGCATCCTTTGGGTCTTTGCCTGGCTGGTTGTGGGCGGCGAGGAGACCGAGGTACGCCTGCTTGCCCGCAACTTGCCGCGCGATCGCTACCGGATCGAGGTTTTGCCCTGCTTTCGCAAGGAGGGGATGCCTGACCAGAGCGCCGAACAACTCCGCGCCCTGGGTGTCCATGTGGACACGACCGCCTACAGCCTCGGGTTCGAGGAGACCGTCGATTACCTGCGCCGCAAGCTTGCCGGTGCGGATGTCGTCATCAGCTCGCAAAACGTGGCCGACATCTATCCCGCGCTCGAACGGCTGGCGATCCGCCCGCCACTGATCGAACATGGCGGCCTCGTCAGCGAGGCATTGGCGGGCCCAAAGCATTTCACAACCCGCTATGTAGGAGTGTGCGACAGCATCCGCGCCGCGGCGGCGGGCCGAATGAACCCGGCCCATGCGCTGGAAATCCCATCGATGATCGACCTGGCCGAGTTCGACCCGGCGTCTCGCGGCTCCGTGCGCGCTGCGCTCGGGATCGGCGATGACCAACTGCTGATCGGCTGGGTTGGACGGCTCGACCGCAAGAAGCGGGTCGAGGATTTCATCCGTGCCGCGGCAATCGCCGCTGCACAAGCGCCGCAGGCGCGGTTCGTCGTCGTGGGCGGTCCCGACGCCTTCATGCCGGAATATGCGGCCGAACTACGCCAGCTTGCGCGCGATCTTGGCCTCGAGGATCGCGTGATCTGGACCGGCGACCGGCCCGACGTGCCAGACCTGCTGGCCGCGATGGACGTCTTTTGCTGGCTATCGCGCGGCGAGGGGATGCCGCATGTCATTGCCGAGGCGGGGGCCGCCGCGCTGCCGGTCATTGCGACCCCTGATAACGGCGCCTGCCAGCAGATCCGCGACGGGCAGACGGGCCTCTTTGTTGCGCACGAGGACCCCACCGCCGTCGCAACCGCCATGCTGCGGCTGATTGGTGACGCGCCTTTGCGCAAGCGACTGGGGCAGGGACTGCGGTCCCATGTCGAAGCCAGCTATTCGGCCGAGGTCGTGGTCCCAAAATGGCAGAGCCTGATCGACGAAGTCCTGGCCGCGCGCGCACCCGCGCCCCCCCTCAGCACCTTTGCCAGTTTCATCCTAGGCGGTTGGGAGGGCTCAACCCACCGACTGCGCGACGGGAGGAGGTTGGACCTGATCGCCTCGACCGGTCACGACAGCCATGCGGTGCAGGACTATCGCCAACTGGCCGGCCTCGGAATCCGCGCCTGTCGCGATTCTGCGCGCTGGCACCTGATCGAGAAATCCCCCGGTCGCTATGATTTCTCTAGCCTGACGCCGATGATCGAGGCGGCGCGTGACAGCGGCACCCAGGTCATCTGGGACATGATGCATTACGGCTGGCCGGACGATCTGGACATCTGGCAGCCGGGTTTCGTCACCCGTTTCGCCGCATTTGCCCGTGCCTTGGCACTGCATCACCGCGCGCTCACCGACGCTGTGCCGTTCTGGTGCCCGATCAACGAGATCAGCTTCTTTTCCTGGGCAGGGGGCGACGCGCGCTACCTCAACCCCTTTGCCGCAGGCCGCGGCTACGAGCTAAAGGTCCAGCTTGCCCGCGCATGGCTGGCCGCCGCCGCCGAAGCGCGGGCCGTCGACCCGCGTGCGCGTTTGATGCTGGCCGAGCCGATGTTGGGCATTCACCACGTCCATTGGACGGGCCGGCCACTTTATGAGGCGCATGGCCATCACGACGCCCAATTCCAGGCGTTTGATCTGATAGCTGGGCGAATCTGGCCGCAGATCGGGGGCGCGCCCGAGTTTCTCGATCTGGTCGGTGTGAATTATTACTTCAACAACCAGTGGATCCACGGCGGCAAGCCGATCGATGTGGACGACGTGCTGTATCGCCCGCTGTCAGACCTGCTGTTCGAGGTCGGCGCCCGCTATGATCGGCCGCTGCTGCTGGCCGAAACCGGCATCGAAGGGCCGCGCCGCGCGGCATGGTTCGACTACGTGACCGCGGAAGTCCCGCGCGCGCGCGCGCGCGGCGTCCCGGTCGAGGGGATCTGCCTCTATCCCATCGCCGAGCATCACGGCTGGGACGATGACCGCCTGTGTCCGAACGGCTTGCTGGGGCATGATCCGTCACCCGGCGCCAGGTCGCTGGAGGCGGATTTGGCCCGGCGCGTGCTCGCCGCCGCCCGCCGCTGA
- a CDS encoding DUF883 family protein: protein MATNYSSNDARNDIKDAARDTARTVEQGTKDLAHDAKRAMDDAKDKGADMLDQAKAKGAEAVDIAKDKLGVAKEKGAEVYEQARGEAQRLYRAGEQKAGELAEHAEDYYDEMSDYVRRNPAAALGMAAGFGFLVGLILARR from the coding sequence ATGGCCACGAACTATTCGTCCAACGACGCCCGCAACGACATCAAGGACGCGGCTCGCGATACCGCCCGCACGGTCGAGCAGGGCACCAAAGACCTCGCCCATGATGCCAAGCGCGCGATGGACGACGCCAAGGACAAGGGCGCCGACATGCTTGACCAGGCCAAGGCCAAGGGCGCCGAAGCCGTCGACATAGCCAAGGACAAGCTCGGCGTTGCCAAGGAAAAGGGCGCAGAGGTCTACGAGCAGGCCCGGGGCGAGGCCCAGCGCCTCTATCGCGCCGGCGAGCAAAAGGCTGGTGAGCTGGCTGAGCATGCCGAAGACTATTACGACGAGATGTCGGACTACGTGCGCCGCAACCCGGCCGCTGCGCTCGGCATGGCCGCCGGTTTCGGCTTCCTGGTCGGCCTGATCCTCGCCCGCCGCTGA
- a CDS encoding phage holin family protein — protein MFDYARKMQLAVQDMGRRAGLKAGAGVVALLALGFLLAALWTFLARNLGWGPLGASLAIGILFCVIAGVLWATSSTPKHTVPSTDELKREIEARVSLATDVALDKAKAKAREVADLAGNKANELMDQAALKANSFVDGTEAKVQQFTRNAAQNAAEKVGLTPQFFSEAQEMTDRVVHSRAMPAAGVIGAFAVGLTLASKLAGRRRDDAWDDWDGDDWDEDRY, from the coding sequence ATGTTCGATTACGCGCGCAAAATGCAGCTTGCCGTCCAGGATATGGGACGGCGGGCCGGCCTCAAGGCCGGGGCAGGGGTCGTTGCCCTGCTCGCCTTGGGGTTTCTGCTGGCTGCACTCTGGACGTTCCTCGCCCGTAACCTCGGGTGGGGTCCGCTCGGCGCCTCGCTGGCTATCGGCATTCTGTTCTGTGTGATCGCCGGCGTGCTGTGGGCGACCAGTTCGACCCCCAAGCATACCGTCCCCAGCACTGATGAGTTGAAGCGAGAGATCGAGGCCCGGGTATCGCTGGCCACCGATGTCGCCTTGGACAAAGCCAAGGCCAAGGCTCGTGAGGTTGCCGATCTTGCTGGCAACAAGGCCAACGAGCTGATGGACCAGGCGGCGCTGAAAGCGAACAGTTTCGTCGATGGCACCGAGGCGAAGGTTCAGCAGTTTACGCGGAACGCCGCGCAGAACGCTGCGGAAAAGGTCGGCCTTACGCCGCAGTTCTTCAGCGAGGCGCAGGAGATGACCGACCGCGTCGTTCACTCACGCGCGATGCCTGCCGCAGGAGTGATCGGTGCCTTTGCCGTGGGTCTGACCCTCGCGTCAAAGCTGGCGGGGCGCCGGCGGGACGACGCCTGGGATGATTGGGACGGTGATGACTGGGACGAAGACCGGTACTGA
- the grxD gene encoding Grx4 family monothiol glutaredoxin, whose translation MDVKDRIKEIIDDSDVVLFMKGTREMPQCGFSSRVAGVLNYMGIAYRDVNVLSDEQVRQGIKDFSDWPTIPQLFIKGEFVGGCDIVTEMVLSGELDQLLEKDGIAFDKAAANKIREANA comes from the coding sequence ATGGACGTCAAGGACCGTATCAAGGAAATCATCGACGACAGCGATGTCGTGCTGTTCATGAAGGGCACGCGCGAAATGCCGCAATGCGGCTTTTCCAGCCGTGTCGCGGGCGTTCTGAACTACATGGGCATCGCCTATCGCGACGTGAACGTTCTGTCGGACGAGCAGGTTCGACAAGGTATCAAGGATTTCTCGGACTGGCCGACAATTCCTCAGCTTTTCATCAAGGGGGAGTTCGTCGGGGGCTGCGATATCGTTACCGAAATGGTCCTGTCGGGCGAGTTGGACCAGTTGCTCGAAAAGGACGGTATTGCCTTTGACAAGGCCGCGGCCAACAAGATCCGGGAGGCGAATGCCTGA
- a CDS encoding BolA/IbaG family iron-sulfur metabolism protein — MAMEAQDIENLIRAAFPQAKVTITDLAGDGNHFAAEVVDESFRTLNRVQQQRAVYAALKGSMDGPNGALHALALTTKAPA, encoded by the coding sequence ATGGCGATGGAAGCCCAGGACATCGAAAACCTGATCCGGGCGGCCTTTCCGCAAGCCAAGGTGACGATCACCGATCTGGCCGGCGACGGTAACCATTTCGCAGCCGAGGTGGTCGACGAGAGCTTTCGCACCCTGAACCGCGTTCAGCAGCAGCGCGCGGTCTATGCGGCGCTCAAGGGCAGCATGGACGGGCCGAACGGCGCGCTGCATGCCTTGGCGCTGACCACCAAGGCGCCTGCTTGA